ATGTCGTTATATGTCGGCTTACCAACTGCTTGCATGTTAGCAACCAATTCAGTCAAACAAATTATCTAACTACAGTATAAGGCAAGATGTAAAATCCTTTGCGATAAGCCTACGAACTTTCTGTACTTGGATTGCTAACAGGCTAAGTGGCTAAATGTCGTCGGACAAACTGCTAGCATGTTCAAAATTCCAAATTTTATATGAAAAGTAAACTAACTAAAGGGCAAAAGGTACAGAAAATCCACGTTGAATTTTCCATACTCCATATCTTTGTCACTGTCAGTGTACCAACTGCTAGCATTTTAGCATTTGATTCCTTCTCATTCCAAATAGTACTTGGCTCCATGGCAGAATGTAAACTGCAATTTGCCCGAGGGCTCTGTTTGCTTATTTTCTTGTTAACATTTCATCAGTTctaattaaaaacattagccgactgaatgacaaaatgtaaaatccTCCTCAATGCTATCTGTAATCTGTTGCTATGATGctgttggtttggtttggtttgtttattgaacataaaacatatacagtaataatttgacagaaaataaggtcaaTAAAATACTCAATGTTAGTATTTTATCTAATGCAAATTGTACTTGACCTCAAAGTAAGAGTTTTGTACAATGACAAGTGCcattgattaaatatttttttaagcaaatgtTGCGATTctgtattaaaacacacacatgcatgcacacacacgcacgcacacacacacacacacacacacattatttggtcggaaaatattgattttatttcaagtagtatatattaaaataaaattggacCAACAAACTTGAGCCTGGAGTgggtttctttttatatttctttaGTTATCTttctattatttatttcttgtgtagaaaacaaaaagaatcctgGTGGTTTAATGTTTGTTCTCCAGCGAGCTCACACGATTTCTCAGCTCCTCCAGTGATGCTTTCATAACCGACAACTCCCGCCTCAGAGCCGACACATCCTGAAAATAAGTgtcaataaaatcaaaacgACTCAAATATGACAGCATTTTAGGACATTTTAGTTCAATTAAtttaaatcatgaaaatagaCGGCAACTTCTCACCTCCGCGCCGCCATCGACGTGAGTGGAGCCAGCTGAGGCCACCGTGGTCTTAAGGAGACTCTTATGAACTTTGAACTCTTTGGCCTTGGTGGTGGTCACAAAGCCATCTTTGAGTGAGATGAGCAGGGGCGGCGCGTCTTTGCCCCCAAACCAGTCGTCGGCTTCTGCGGAAGGTTCCGGACCAATGGTGTCGGGATACAGGTCCTCCTGGAAGAGGTCCGACTGtgcggggaagaaaaaaaatcgtatcAATATTGTTGCGAAACATCATGATATCGATACGTAGACCCACTCAATGATATGATAGGTTATGATCCCGATATTTGGTCCCCTATCAACGATACGACATATCACGATATCAATTTTGTCCACTTGCCCTCCACCGACATTGCCTATCGATACCATGTCATAAAATTGAGTGTATGACTGCGTCACCTTCCTGGGCACCGTCATGACGATGGGCTCGCACTTCCTCTCGTGGAGTTTGTAGAACCTGCCGGCGACAAAGAGCAACCTTAACGTGTGGGAGAAGACTTCCTGGAGTgtgatgctaacatgctaacaataCGCTACCTGGCAATCTCGCACTTGTTGACCTCCAGGCCCCTCTTGGTCATGTAGCCCATGCCCTTCTGGCTCTCCTTGCTGCTGTACATGGACAGGTAGTGCACGTAGGGCGCTTCCTCCGTCACTTCAAAGTAGCGGATGCTGCTGTCACCCTGCAGTTTCAAGCCAATATTTTCATATTGAGCAAGGATCAAAAGAAATCATCTTTTACTGCTTTTATGCCCAGGACAAAGCATTAATTAGTTGTATTAAGTAAGAGTTtgatgccatcttgtggcatcttggtgccaaggaactatgttgaagttagTTGAGGTCTTTCATTTACGCAAAAGGAGCACTTTGTCACCATCTTGTAGCTTTtgggtgccaaggaactatgttgaagtaagTTGTGAATGTTCATTTGAACAAAATAGCACTTTGCCGCTATGGTGTTACCCAGAATCTACTGTATTTTAAGATGAGTTGAGGAATTTCATTTAGCCAAAACAAGCATTTTGACACCATACTCTGGCATATTGGTGCCAAGTAACTAaatttgccaccatcttggagCATATGTATAGCAAGGAATTACTATGAAGTGAATAGTGGAGtttcatttaaatgaaaatagcactttgccgccatcttggtgTCCAGGAACTATGTTTAGGTTAATGGAGGAGACAAAAGTAGCAGTTTACCGACATCTTGCGGCATTGTGGTGCTAGGCAActttgttgaagtgagttgcgGATGTTCATTTACACATTAACGTTGCATTGTATTGTGTTAAAGTAGCACTTTACTGTCATCTTGTGtcatttttctgcatttttctgTTGATGTCAAATGAGGATTTtcacagagaagaaaaaaaagtgctttgcagCCATCTTGTGGCTTTTTGCTGTCAAGAAACTGTTGAAATCAGTTGAGGAGGTTCATTTTGAGAAAGGTTATGCTTTGTCACCACCTTGTGGGGGTcgtcaattactttttttttttttactattgtcCCGAATATTGTACTATAGTGAGATGGTAATGACACTTTATATAATCAATTGATGTCCTCACATTCGCTTTGCTTTTGTACAATAGGTTACAGTACAATTTTTCTTTATTAACGGcagtgcagatttttttaatgtactttttGGCAGGGCTGGAACATAGAATGGGAAAAATACATTAAGTTTGTTCACAAGGCTGAGCATGGAACAAATTAACTTCCTAATCATGCCCGACAGCAAAGGGAGAGATTGTGACCTTGCCGCAGAGGTAGACCACGCCAGTGTCCGGATCGAAGAATGGCAGGAGGACGCCGCTGCTGGTGTCCAGTTCTTGCAGGGTCAGCGGTGAGCCAAAGTCTTCCTGAGACAAGAACTTGATGATTAAAAACATTGACAGATGGGCCAGGACCATCAACCATTTTTACTTGTTGAAATAGAGGGCAGTTTTAAAGGACAAATATTACACACCACATTCTTATATAACATTATCATGTTATATAAGAATAGGGACAATCTGACACCTCTGCATTgaaaatttcattaaaaaactaaaataaaaaagcctttCAGAGGAGGCCCATCAGGACTCACCAGGTCCCACAGCGCCACCTGTCGCTCGCTCATCCTACTGAAGCCAGTGGTGAGGATCCTCCTGTCCGACACCCACACGGCCCGGACCGGCCTGGAACCCTCGTGAGGTTTCTCCTTCTCCTACGAAGAAGGAACAGTCGGACCTTGGAGGAGGTGGACTCATCGGCACCGGCGAGGGTGAGCCAACGTACGGCGAGGACGGTGCCCTTGCGAGGGTCCAGCACCCTCAGCATCTTGTCCTTGCAGGAGGTCAAAATCTTGGAGCCGTCGCGGTTCCAGCAGGCGCTGTAGATCAGGTCTGAGTGCAAGTCGTCGATCCTGACGGCTGCCTGGCCGCGGGCTACGTTCCACAGGATCACCACGTTGTCGCAGGCTGACCAAGCAACAGAAGGGCATGGCGTTAGGTGCAGGGAAAGTAGTGCCCCTGTGTATCCACCAGAGGGGGCTGTTGTGCTTTCTTTTGAATTACGTCGAGACTATTAGCTAGCTCGATAGGTGTCCCGTGATTAATTtgaaggtgacattttttttaaaagcgagTCGTGAGTCAGCGTCAAACCCAAGTATTCCATTCACCTAGGTATATATATTGCCTATTTATTGACCTAAACTGTCAGTTTGTACCTTGGGTAAAAAATATTATCAATGTATGTACAGTAGTAGCATTTTGAAATGAGAGTCATTTTATGgcttattcaatttttttgagtcattttatttgagtgttttggtttgtttttcatgttagcTTATTTGATtgaatagtattttttttattttgttcattcgtttaaatttaaatggttttaaatTATGTTTGTTTCATCTTATTTGCTCcaccagttttatttattttggtttgattgTATTTATCTTAGTTGGTTTTATTTCATCACTTTGGAAAtgtaatttctttattttatttaattgcatttcattaaaTGTCTTTCATTTTAGATTGCTTTATTGAATATTATGACTTGTTTTTGATAACAATACCGGttaacaagttttttttctactttttttaaatcagcgatGTAAgttaaattttctccatgaaTTTATTCCATTGATTTCTGAATCTACCCTTGTTTATTCTTTAGCATATCAGgttttaataataacaattaatgTATCcattcattaataataataataataattaaatggaatataataatataagtCATATTTATGACTCAGGCTTAGGTTCAGCAATagatggaatgtttttttctgagaCATCAAATCACATTCGTACCCCGTGTGTTGTGGtcttccccagggttctgtcttGGGCCAACTTCTCTTTATCATCTACATCAGCGACCCGTGAGCTCCTGACCATTGTAATGGATTATGACTGGAAAGTACAGTCGATAATCCCAGTTTCATTCTTATCTATTTAATAAAAGACACCAATTCGAGGCCTGTGTGGTGGTTTTGAAGCTCTTGATCAAGTGTAGGACTTGTCCAGTATATCCGTGCTTGTGCTCACCTGCACTCATGAGTACGTTGTGGGCAGTGGGGTGCCAGCTGAGGATGCCCACGCGCTTGGAGTGACCCTCCAGCTTCACCACCGGCTCTGTTAGTGGCGAAATCAGCCCGGAGTCTGGAATCTCCCAAATCTGTCCAGGAAGACAATGGGAAGCTCGAATGAGATCGTTTGTCACAGACAGATGTTGACCACCACCACAGGACTCACCATGACGCTGCAGTCCTCAGAGCCACTCGCAATAATATTGTCGTTGTGGGGGCAAAACTCGATGTCCA
This region of Hippocampus zosterae strain Florida chromosome 17, ASM2543408v3, whole genome shotgun sequence genomic DNA includes:
- the coro1a gene encoding coronin-1A; amino-acid sequence: MSRQVVRSSKFRHVFGQAAKADHCYDDIRISQMTWDSNFCSVNPKFVAMIVEASGGGAFMVLPLNKTGRIDMSYPTVCGHTGPVLDIEFCPHNDNIIASGSEDCSVMIWEIPDSGLISPLTEPVVKLEGHSKRVGILSWHPTAHNVLMSAACDNVVILWNVARGQAAVRIDDLHSDLIYSACWNRDGSKILTSCKDKMLRVLDPRKGTVLAEKEKPHEGSRPVRAVWVSDRRILTTGFSRMSERQVALWDLEDFGSPLTLQELDTSSGVLLPFFDPDTGVVYLCGKGDSSIRYFEVTEEAPYVHYLSMYSSKESQKGMGYMTKRGLEVNKCEIARFYKLHERKCEPIVMTVPRKSDLFQEDLYPDTIGPEPSAEADDWFGGKDAPPLLISLKDGFVTTTKAKEFKVHKSLLKTTVASAGSTHVDGGAEDVSALRRELSVMKASLEELRNRVSSLENKH